DNA sequence from the Candidatus Rokuibacteriota bacterium genome:
CTGCCGGCCCTGCCACGGGGATGCGGCCGACGGACAGGGGCCGATGGCCTGGGGCTTCAGGCTCAAGCCCGCCAACTTCACCGACCCGGGAATGATCGCCACCGTCGTCGAGCCCTACGCCTTCTGGCGCGTCACCGAGGGTGGGCCCGGGCTGCCGCCCTCGGGAAGCCCGTGGGACTCGGCCATGCCGATCTGGAAGCAGGACCTGAGCGACGAGGAGAAGTGGAAAGCGGTCCTGGCGGCCTATGACCTGGCCGGGGTCGAGCCGAGAAAGCCAGAGAAGCTGCACTCATCGCTGTTCGTGGGGCGCGCCGAGGCCCAGGCCGCGCCTCCCTCGGAGACCCCGGAGCGCCTGGCCCGCGGGAAGGCGGTCTACGTCAAGCGCTGCCTCGCCTGCCACGGGGAGAAGGGCGACGGCAAGGGGCCAGTGGCGCCCTATCTCGAGCCGCGCCCGCGGGACTTCGTGGCGGCGTCCTTCAAGCTTCGCACGACCGAGTCGGGTGAGCCGCCCACTGACGAGGATCTCTTCCGCGTGGTGACGCGCGGCGTGCCGGGCACTGCCATGGCGGGCTGGACGACACTGTCCGAGCAGGAGCGATGGCTCGTGATCGGCTACATCAAGACGTTCAGTGACGTGTTCACCGAGAAGCGGACCCTCGTCAAGCCGGCGAGGGAGATCGCCCCCTCTGCGGAGCTCCTCGCCAAGGGGAAGGAGGTCTACAGGCGCGCCAAGTGCTGGGAGTGTCACGGCCAGGAGGGGCGCGGCGACGGCGAGGCCGCTCCCAAACTCAAGGATGACGCGGGAGACCGCATCCTCGCCGCCGACCTCACCAAGGGCTGGCGGATCAAGGGTGGGCGGGAGGCCCGGGACATCTTCATGCGCTTCTCGACCGGCCTCGACGGAACGCCCATGCCCTCCTTCGCGGACTCGCTCGGGGAGGAGGACCGCTGGGCGCTGGCCCACTACGTCAAGTCGCTCCAGACTGTCGAAGAGCCGGGCGATCCGGTGGTGCTCCGGGCCACGCGGCTGGCCGGGCCCCTGCCTGGCGACCCCGACGACGCGCGGTGGGCGAAGGCCCCCTTCCTCGCCGTCCCGCTGGCCGGCCAGGTGCTGGCCAGGCCGCGCTGGCAGAACCACTCGGTGGATGCCGTCACCGTGCGCGCCTCCTACAACGACACGGCCATCGCGTTTCTCTTCGAGTGGAACGACCGCTCCAGGGACACCGAGCACCAGCCCGGGCCGGAGCCCGAACTGAAGGAGGCCACCTACCCCCTGCGTGATCTGACGCCCGGGCTCCGCGAGAAGCTCCGCGACGCGATCCGCCTCCAGCTCCCTGTCGCGATCCCCGTCGGTCCCGAGCGGCCCCACTTCTTCCTCGGGAGCCCGGGCAAGCCCGTGTCCCTCTGGCACTGGCAGGCCGACCTCGATGCGGCCGGCAAGCCCGCGGTGGTGAAGGAGTGGGCTGAGGGCTTCCAGAAGCCCGTTCGGGCCCAGACCGACGCCGCCCAGGACGTGACGGGCAAGGGCGTGTGGAAGGACGGGCGCTGGAAGGTCGTGATGACCCGGCCGCTCGTGCCGAGGGAGCGCGGCCGCGACGTCACCTTCGAGCCGGGCCGGCTCATCCCCTTCGCCATCCACGCCTGGGACGGGGCCAACGGCGAGCGGGGTTTCATGATGGCGCTCTCGTCCTGGACCTACGTCGTGCTGGAGTCCCCCGTCTCGGCCTGGGCCTACCTGTCCTCCCTGCTGGCCGTCTGCGTCGTCGGGCTCGTGGAGTGGTGGCTGATCCGCCGCGTCCGCCGGAGCTAGGCCGCGGCAGGAGGGAGTCGTCGTGATCGCCACGCGCGAAGCCCGGTTCAAGCAGGCGGCCTGGTGCTACCTGGCCTACGGTGTCGCCTACTGGCTCGGCGGCGTGTATCTCGCCGCCCACGGGATCGGAGGTGGCCGCGGGCTCGTCTGGGTCGCGCTGGGCCTCGTCTTCGTGGCCCTCTTCCCGTGGCTCATCGCCCGTGGCTCGCGAGGGCGGGGCTTCCTCTGGTTCGTCCGGGTGCTGAGCGTGGCCGTGCTCTTGCGGGCGATCCTCGTGGCGCGCACCGTCGTTGAGCCCCGCCTGCCCTCGGTCCCGCTGCCCGGTGGCGGCGTCTTGCCCATGCGCGTGGCCGCCACGCTCTTTCTCGTCATCACCCTGGCCACGGCCGCCATGCTGGCACGCGCGGCCTGGAGCCGCCGCTCGTCGGTGTTATGATCGGCACGGAGCCATGACTGAGATCGTGTGGACCGACGAGGCTCGGCGCCGGGTGGACAGGGCGCCGCCCTTCATCCGGCCCGGCATCCTCAAGCTGATGCCGATCCGCGCCAGGGAGCGGGGGCGCACCGTGATCACCTCGGACTTCCTCACCGAGATCCGGAACGAATCCATGCTCCGGGTGGCCAAGTGCATCAAGGGCTTCGGCTTCGAGGAATTGTCCATGGCGGCCTTCGAGGTGGCCAAGGCCAAGATGCGCAAGCTCCCGCACAAGGTCGAGGTGATCGGGGAGATCGAGGCGTTTCTCGACACCCGTGTCGAGAAGAACGAGATGATCCTGGCCAAGTTCAGACGCTATCTCCAGACAATCCCGGAGCGAGGGCTGCCGTGGACCGAGGAGGCGCTGGCCCGGGTGCAGCGGGCGCCAGCCTTCGTCCAGGGGATCGCGCGGACCGCCATCGAGGAGGAGGCGCGGCGCCGAAAGGAGCCGGTCGTGACCCCGGAGGCGGTGGAGCACGTGATGGGCCTCGTGCCCATGGCCGAGGCGCCAGCGCCGACGGACGAGCCGCGGTCGGCCGAGCCACTTCACGGCGTGACCATGCTCTGGGAGGCGGCGGCCGAGGAGCGGCTCCGGCGCATCCCGATCCCCGCCGTGCGGGCCGGGGTGATCCGGAAGGTCGAGGCTCACGCCCGCGCCCAGGGGCTCGGCGTGGTGGACCTCGCGGCCTACGGCGCGGCCATCGCGGGGGGACTCCCTCGGCTCTCAGCCTGAGGCCGGGGGCTGCGTGTCGCGGGATCGTCGGTCCCCTCCGACGCTGCTGCGCAGAGCCCTGCGCTCCGGAATGCGAACACCTGTGCGCATCCGCGTCCTCCTCCGGCTGTGCCGGCGCTGCAACCTCCGGGGAACTCTACACATGGCCCATGTCCGGCGCTCTCCCCGGGGCGAGTCCCGCTGGCACGGGTATTGCCCCTGGAGGCGGGTGCCCTTCCAGCCTGGCCGGTCCGACGACCCGCTGGTGCCCCCATCCGAGCGGGGGGCCATGATCGGCACCCGGGGGAGGGGAAACTGGGTGGGTGAACGCCTCTTTCAGCGCTTTTCCCTGCTGAGCGCCGGGCTCTGGGTCGGTTTCGCCCTCGTCCTGGGCGGCGGCGTCACCTATGTCGTCGAGCAGAAGATGCTGGAGCGAGCCACCCTGGCCTCGCTGGACTACTTCAAGAGCTTGGCGCGCTTCATCACGACGGACCAGGAGTTCGTCAGGCTGAAGACGGGGGCGGAGTACGGGGCGTTCGACCGGCTCATCAAGGAGAGCTTCTCCACCTCCCACGCGGTGACCATCAAGATCTACGACCGGTCGGGGACCACCGTCTACCATTCGCGGAATCCAGAGATCGTCGGCCGCGCTTTCCCGGACAACGCCCCGCTCCAGCGGGCATTCCGCGGCGAGACGGTGATCGGGCTCTCCGACCTCCGGGGGTTCGAGCACCTCACGGAGCGCCAGGCGGGGTATTCGCGCCTGTTGGAGGTTTACATCCCGATCTTTCTCGAGGGGACGAGTACCATCATCGGAGCCTACGAGATCTACAGTCCCATCGACCCCTTCTACCAGAAGGTCTGGCCCCTCCGGCTCTCCGTGTGGGGAGCCGTCATCTTCGGCCTGACACTGCTCTACGTGGCTCTCTCCCTGACCTTTCGCCGGGCGTCGCGGACCATCGTCGAGCAGAATCTGGCCCTGGAGCGAAGCGCGGGAGAGCTGCGGGAGGCCTACGAGGAACTCAAGCGGGCTCAGTCCCAGCTCGTCCAGACCGAGAAGCTGACCTCTGCCGGTCGGCTGGCAGCGGGCATGATCCACGAGATAGGCAACCCGCTGGCCTCCATCCTCGGCCTGCTGGATCTCCAGCTCCTGTGCAAGGGGAGCGCCGCGGACCGCGCCGAGTGCCTGGACCGCACCGAGCGACTGGCTGGCGAGATCGCGCGGCTCCGCGGGCTCCTGCGAGGCCTGCTGGAGTACGCGCGCCCGGGCCCCTCGGAGGCGACCGCGCTGGACCTGAACGACGTGGTGGAGAAATCGTTACTCTTCGTCTTCTCCCAGAGGGACTTTGGATCCCTGACCCTCCGGAAGACGCTGGCTCCGGCGCTGCCCTCTGTCCTGGCCGACGAGTCGCTGCTCCAGCAGGTCCTGGTGAACGTTCTCCTGAACGCAGCTCAGGCCTCCCCGCCGAACGGCTTGGTCACCGTGACCACGCGGGCCGGGAACGGCGCGGACGCCCGGAGGGGCGACCATGCCGTCGGTCACGTCTTCCAGCCTGGAGAGCGGACCGTGACGGTCGCGGTCTCCGACGCCGGGCCCGGAATCCCGCGCGCACACCTGGGGCGGATCTTCGAGCCGTTCTTCTCGACAAAGGGACGGGGAGAAGGGGCGGGACTCGGCTTGGCGATCTGCCACAGCATCATCGAGCTGCTCCACGGTGCTCTGGTCGTGGAGCTGGCGCACGGCGGCGGCACCACGTTCCACATCGTCCTTCCGGCGGCCGCGCCGATGCCGCTCGCCGCAGGACACGTTGGCCATGACTGAGGCTCCGGCGCGCGTGCTCGTCGTCGACGATGAGGAGAACATGGTGCATTTCCTGACCATGCTCCTCCGGGGTGAGGGGTTCGAGGTCGAGGGCGCTGGGACGGGGGAAGCCGCCCTCGAGAAGCTTCGGGCCGGGCCGTTCGAGCTCGTGCTCACGGATCTGAAACTGCCGGACACCGATGGGATCGAGATCCTGAAAGCGGCCCGGGAGCTCCACCCCGAAACCGTGGTGGTTCTGATCACGGCTTACGGCACGATCGGGTCGGCGATCGAGGCCATGCGGGCGGGCGCCTACGACTACGTGACCAAGCCGTTCCGGGCCAGCGAGATCCTCCAGGCGGTGGAGAAGGCGTTCGAGCGGGTCCGGCTGCGGCGGGAGGTCGCCCAGCTGCGGCAGGCCGTCGCCGAGCGCTTCGCGTTCGCGAATCTGGTCGGCAAGAGCCCGAAGATGCAGGACGTCTATGTCCAGATCGAGAAGCTCGCGGCCAGCCGCGGCGCCGTCCTCATCCAGGGGGAGAGCGGCACTGGCAAGGAGCTGGTGGCCAAGGCGATCCACTTCAACGGCCCGCGGAAGTCCGGGCCGTTCGAGCTCGTGCTCACGGATCTGAAACTGCCGGACACCGATGGGATCGAGATCCTGAAAGCGGCCCGGGAGCTCCACCCCGAAACCGTGGTTCGAGGAGGCGCACGGAGGCTCGCTCTTCCTGGACGAAGTGGCGGAGATGGCTCCTGGGCTTCAGGCCAAGCTCCTCCGCGTCCTCCAGGACGGGGAGCTCCGGCATGTGGGGGCGACCAGGACGCTCCGCGTGGACACGCGGGTCATCGCAGCCACCAACCACGACCTCGGCGCCGAGGCCCGGGAGGGCGCCTTCCGGCAGGATCTCTACTATCGCCTGAATGTGTTCCCCGTCTTCCTTGCCCCGCTCCGGGAACGGGCCGAGGACCTCCCTCTGCTCGTCGACCACTTCCTCCAGCGTTTCGCCCGTGAGAGCGGGCGGCCGACCAGGCGCTTCTCCGCCGACGCGCTCCGGGCGATGGTGGTTTATCCGTGGCCCGGCAACGTGCGCGAGCTGGAGCACGCCGTGGAGCGGGCGGTGCTCCTGAGCGAGGGGGAGGTGATCGGGCCCGGAGACCTTCCTCAGGAGATCCTGGAGCCCCAGGACGAGCTGACCCTGCCGCTGCCGAGCCCGACCCTGGGCTTCAAGGACACCATGGCGCGTGTGACTCGCGATGCCGAGGTGAAGCTCATCCGCCGGGCACTCACCCAGGCAGGCAATAACCGGACGCAGGCGGCGCGGCTCCTTGGCATCAGCCGGCGCGCGCTGCTCTACAAGCTGAACGAATACAGCCTCAGCCGTTCCTGACGGTTCCCGGAGAGCGGCGGCACGGCCAGGGGGAGGCGGGCAGGTAGTCTCGGGTCCCCAGCCGGGCCCGGCCCGGGAGGGGGGGGCGACCAATGTATCGCCACATCTGCGGCCGCAGCGTCGGTCAGCTCGTAGTGGATGACGATGGGCACGCCGCGCCGGCCGCAGACCTCCAGGATGGTGGCGAAGGGCCCGAGGGGTCGCGGTCGAAGGCCTTGCGCCCCACCTGGCGCAGGTGCACCTCGCCCACGACCCGCGCGCGGCTCTTCTCCAGCGCCGCATCCAGCCGCGCCGCGGCGCCCTCGGCGGCGGGGTCGGGGAGCGGCTGCCCGGCGACGACGCGGTCGGGATGTCTTCGCGCCGCGGCGGCCACCCAGGCGGGATCGTCCTTCTGCTCGCCGCCCACCGCGAGCAGCACCACGCGGCTCACGTTGTGGCGCTTCATCGCCTCGACGTAGGCCTCCACCGCCCTGGCGCTGGACAGATGCGAGTGGGCGTCGATGAGGGGCCCGGAGTAGTCGGCCGCCGCTGCCGGGGATCCGGCGACACACCCCAGCAGCGCGGCGACCAGCGTGGCGCGGAGATCCTGGCCGAGGCTCATGCCCCCTCGTCCCGCTCGGCGGGGAGCCTGTCCGCGAGCCCCAGCAGCTCCATCGTGGTCTTGCCCTGCTGGAGCGCCACGCGCATCCTCGCCTCCTTGTCCACGATGGCGTGTGCCCCGGAGAGGGCCTCCTCCAGCCGCTCGACTGGGACAATCACGACGCCGTCGTCGTCCCCGAAGACGATGTCGCCCGGCCTCACCGTCACGCCGCCCACCACCACCGGCCGGCCGATCCGGCCGAAGCGTTCCTTCACCGGCCCCCCGGGGTGTACCCCCGCGGCGAAGGTCGGGAAGCCCAGCAAGCGCAGGCCGGCCACGTCCCGCACCGGGCCGTCCACCACCCAGCCCGCGATGCCGCGCTGGCGGGCCGCGAAGCCCATGACATCGCCCACCAGGGCCGTGACGGGGTGGCCGCCCCCGTCGATCACGAGGGCGTGGCCCGGTGGGCACAGCTCGATCGCCCGGTGGATGGTGAGGTTGTCGGCCGCGGGCGTCTTCACCGTGAAGGCGGGCGCCGCGAGGCTGAGTCCCGGGGTGACGGAGCGGATCCGGGGATCGCAGAGCCCGGTTCGGCCCAGGGCGTCTCCCACGTTTCCCGTGGACAGGACGGAGAAGCGCTCGGCGAGCGGCTGATTCGTCATTCGTGCATGACCTCCATGACCGTCGGGCCCTCGGATCCGTTGGGGCTCAGAAGGGGATGGCGGGGGCCGCATGGGACGGCGACATCATGCCCACGGGCATGAGCGGTGTCGAGTGCGCCCAGCCCAGCCGCCCCCTCCAGTCGGCGAGGATGAGACCGCCCTGGCCGCGCCCCTCCTCCACGAGCACGTCCACGGCGACCCGGCAGGCGCGCTGTGGATCGTCCACCGCCTTCAGGATCTCCAGCGTGCGCCGCGCCAGCGCCACCCGGATGATCGCCTCGCCCTCGCCGGTGCAGGACACCCCCCCGAGCGTGCTCTCGGCATAGGTGCCGCAGCCGATGAGCGCCGAGTCGCCCACTCGCCCCGGCAGCTTGCCGGCCATCCCGCCCGTGGAGGTGGCGGCGGCGATGACGCCGTGGCGGTCCAGCGCCAACGCGCCCACCGTGCCGGCCGGCCCGGTCGCGCCCGCTCCGCCCGCTGGTCTCGCCGCTGCCGCAGCCCCGGCGGCTCCCGCCGCGCCGGCCACGAGCGAGCGCAGCCGCTCCCGCTGCCGCTCGGTGATGAGTTCCGCCGGATCGCAGGGGGGGATGCCGAGGGCGCGCGCCTGCTCCAGGGCGCCCGGGCCCACGAAGAGCGAGTGCCGGCCGGAGTCGAGGATGCGCCGCGCCAGCGAGACCGGATGGCGGATGGCCGTGACCGCACCCACGGCCCCGTTGCGGAGATGCTCCCCCTCCATGATGGAGGCATCCATCTCCACCGTGCCGGCGCTCGTCAGCACCGAGCCGCGCCCCGCGTTGAAGCGTGGGTGGTCCTCAAGCGCGCGCACCGCGGCCTCGACGGCATCCAGCGAGGAGCCGCCCGCCTCGAGGGCGCTCCAGCCGGCGGTCACGGCCTGGAGGATGCCCTCCCGCAGCTCCTCGCGTCCGTCGTTCGGATCCGCGCCCGCCCCGCCGTGGACGATGAGTGCCGGCACGCGGCCCGTCATGCCTGGGCTCCGGGCGGTATCATCACCCGGTGATTGTCGCCGAGCGGGCGGCGAAGGACAATGCATGATTGCCGCGACGACAGCGGGCGGTCGCTGTCAGGGCGCGAGGCCGCTCGGCGCTACCGCTTGGCGACGCTGACCCTGACCGCGCCGAGCTCGTTCCTCCGGCCCCGGGCGGCACGCTTCGGTGATCGCTTGACCGGCTGGCCGTTGGATTCCATGACCTGGGGCAGCCCGAAGGTCAAGGTGCGCTTGACCACTTCGAGGACAGTCGAGGTGGCCGTTCGGACGATGCCGGGGATCTTCGCGAGACGGTTCGTGATGAAGTCGAGCAGATGGTCGTTGGAGCGGAACAGCGCCCCCACGAGAATGTCGTAGCTGCCGGTCGTGATGTGCACGAAGTAGACTTCGCTCGCCTCTGCCAGGCGCTGCGCGACCAGCCGTATCTTGGGCATCTCCACCTGGATCTGCATGAGCACCCACACGTGGTACCCGAGCTGGAGGGGGTTGGTCATGAGGACCACCTCGACGATGCGCTGCTCCATCAGACGGTTGACCCGGTGCCGAACGGTCGACTCCGGCACGTGCAGCCTGTCGGCAATCCGGGCAATCGGGATCCTCGCATCCTCCTGAAGGCAGCGAATGATCTCGATGTCAGCGGCCCGGAGCTTGATCGGCTTCACGACTCCCTCCTGCATATAAGATTGCGGTACCAGCAATATATCAGCTAGAGAGTTGCTTGAACAGCAAGAAAACTCTTGACAATACGCTGGGACGAGGAGTACATGAATGCGCCATGTGGGCGACTTCGGCGGCGGTGGCGCACGACCGGCGGTGGAAGCTCGATGGGCGCTAGGGTCGGCGTGCGTGGGCTGACGAAGGTGTACCGGGATCCGCGGCGCGGCGAGGAGGTCGTCGCCATTCGGGACCTCAACCTGGAGATCGAGCCGGACGAGTTCGTCTGCATCGTCGGCCAGAGCGGGTGCGGCAAGACATCCTTTCTGCACATGCTGGCCGGCCTCAGGCAGCAAACCCACGGGCAGATCCTCGTTGACGGACGCGCGGTGACGCGGCCGGGCGCAGACCGCGGCATGGTGTTCCAGGACTACGCCCTGTTTCCGTGGAAGACGGCCCGGGCGAACGTCGAGCTGGGGCCGAAGATCCGGAAGGTCCCGGCGGCGGAGCGCCGAGTGATCACCGACCACTACCTGCGCATCGTCGGGCTCGAGGGGTTCGAGAATCGCTATCCACACGAGCTCTCCGGCGGCATGCAGCAGCGGGTCGGGATCGCCCGCGCGCTGGCGAATCAGCCGCCGGTGCTCCTGATGGACGAGCCGTTCGCCTCGGTCGACGCCTTGACCCGGATGAACCTCCAGGAGGCCGTGGACCGCATCTGGTCCGATCAGCGAACGACGGTGGTCTTCGTCACTCACAGCGTCGACGAGGCGGTCTTCATGGCCGACCGAGTGGTCGTGTTCACGCCGCGGCCCGGACGCGTCGGGCGCATCTTCACGGTCGAGATTCCACGGCCGCGGCTGTGGGCGGCGCTGGAGCCGGATCGGCACTTCAACGAGTTGCGGCGCGAGGTTCTGCAAATGGTCCGGGAGTGAGTGTGCTCGGCAGCCCGGACAAGACCGGGGATTACGTGTCCCCCACGACGGGCCACGGGGCCAGGCCGCCGGTTGACAACGAGTATCGGGAGGCCGAGCTCGACGGCTCGGCGCGCAAGCGACGGACCAGCGGTACGACGATCGCCGAGCGTCTGTCCGCCGTCTCGACGTTCGCGTTCCCGTTCGTGGTCCTCGTTGCCATCTGGGCCCTGGTCGCGGCTGCAGGCCTCTATCCGAACTATATCTTCCCGAGTCCCGTCGAGGTGGGCCGGACCGTGATCCGAACCCTCGGGGATGGGAGCCTGCTGCGGCATGTCGCGGCGAGCCTGTTCCGCCTGGGCCTCGGCTTCGCGGCCGGGTGCGCGATCGGATTTCCCCTGGCCGTGCTGATCGGCATCAACAGGACGGCGAGTCGGTTCTTCGTGCCGCTCATCACGTTCTTCAACTCGATTCCCGGGCTCGCCTGGATCCCGCTGGCCATCCTGTGGTTCGGTATCGACTACAAGGCCGTCACCTTCATCATCTTCAACTCGGTCTTCTTCCCCGTCGCATTCAGCACCGTTGCCGGGATCAGAGGGGTTCCGCAGAGCCTCATCAACGCCGCGCTGTGCCTGGGGGCGGGCCACAAGGTCCTGATCCAGGAGGTCTACATTCCCGGCGCTCTCCCGTCGATCGTGACCGGGATGCGGCTCGGGGTGGGCTACGGTTGGAGGGCGCTCATCGGCGGCGAGATGATCGCAACCTCCTCCGGGCTTGGCTTCATGATCTTCGACGCGCGGCAGACGCTGGAGTCGGACGTCGTCGTGCTGGGCATGGTCGCGATGGGCGCGCTCTATCTGACGATGGACCGGCTGGTCCTGCGTCCGCTGGAAGCGCGAACCATCGAACGGTGGGGCACCGTCCGCAGCGACTGAGCGCCGTGCTCGAGCGGCCAGGTGGGCGAGGGGCAAGTCTGACAAGAGGGATCGTCACGCACCAAGCTGTCGACTCGGAGGTCACCATGATGATGAGG
Encoded proteins:
- a CDS encoding response regulator, yielding MTEAPARVLVVDDEENMVHFLTMLLRGEGFEVEGAGTGEAALEKLRAGPFELVLTDLKLPDTDGIEILKAARELHPETVVVLITAYGTIGSAIEAMRAGAYDYVTKPFRASEILQAVEKAFERVRLRREVAQLRQAVAERFAFANLVGKSPKMQDVYVQIEKLAASRGAVLIQGESGTGKELVAKAIHFNGPRKSGPFELVLTDLKLPDTDGIEILKAARELHPETVVRGGARRLALPGRSGGDGSWASGQAPPRPPGRGAPACGGDQDAPRGHAGHRSHQPRPRRRGPGGRLPAGSLLSPECVPRLPCPAPGTGRGPPSARRPLPPAFRP
- a CDS encoding Lrp/AsnC family transcriptional regulator, with amino-acid sequence MKPIKLRAADIEIIRCLQEDARIPIARIADRLHVPESTVRHRVNRLMEQRIVEVVLMTNPLQLGYHVWVLMQIQVEMPKIRLVAQRLAEASEVYFVHITTGSYDILVGALFRSNDHLLDFITNRLAKIPGIVRTATSTVLEVVKRTLTFGLPQVMESNGQPVKRSPKRAARGRRNELGAVRVSVAKR
- a CDS encoding ABC transporter permease — its product is MSVLGSPDKTGDYVSPTTGHGARPPVDNEYREAELDGSARKRRTSGTTIAERLSAVSTFAFPFVVLVAIWALVAAAGLYPNYIFPSPVEVGRTVIRTLGDGSLLRHVAASLFRLGLGFAAGCAIGFPLAVLIGINRTASRFFVPLITFFNSIPGLAWIPLAILWFGIDYKAVTFIIFNSVFFPVAFSTVAGIRGVPQSLINAALCLGAGHKVLIQEVYIPGALPSIVTGMRLGVGYGWRALIGGEMIATSSGLGFMIFDARQTLESDVVVLGMVAMGALYLTMDRLVLRPLEARTIERWGTVRSD
- a CDS encoding isoaspartyl peptidase/L-asparaginase, encoding MTGRVPALIVHGGAGADPNDGREELREGILQAVTAGWSALEAGGSSLDAVEAAVRALEDHPRFNAGRGSVLTSAGTVEMDASIMEGEHLRNGAVGAVTAIRHPVSLARRILDSGRHSLFVGPGALEQARALGIPPCDPAELITERQRERLRSLVAGAAGAAGAAAAARPAGGAGATGPAGTVGALALDRHGVIAAATSTGGMAGKLPGRVGDSALIGCGTYAESTLGGVSCTGEGEAIIRVALARRTLEILKAVDDPQRACRVAVDVLVEEGRGQGGLILADWRGRLGWAHSTPLMPVGMMSPSHAAPAIPF
- a CDS encoding ABC transporter ATP-binding protein, coding for MGARVGVRGLTKVYRDPRRGEEVVAIRDLNLEIEPDEFVCIVGQSGCGKTSFLHMLAGLRQQTHGQILVDGRAVTRPGADRGMVFQDYALFPWKTARANVELGPKIRKVPAAERRVITDHYLRIVGLEGFENRYPHELSGGMQQRVGIARALANQPPVLLMDEPFASVDALTRMNLQEAVDRIWSDQRTTVVFVTHSVDEAVFMADRVVVFTPRPGRVGRIFTVEIPRPRLWAALEPDRHFNELRREVLQMVRE
- a CDS encoding RraA family protein: MTNQPLAERFSVLSTGNVGDALGRTGLCDPRIRSVTPGLSLAAPAFTVKTPAADNLTIHRAIELCPPGHALVIDGGGHPVTALVGDVMGFAARQRGIAGWVVDGPVRDVAGLRLLGFPTFAAGVHPGGPVKERFGRIGRPVVVGGVTVRPGDIVFGDDDGVVIVPVERLEEALSGAHAIVDKEARMRVALQQGKTTMELLGLADRLPAERDEGA
- a CDS encoding PCP reductase family protein; translated protein: MTEIVWTDEARRRVDRAPPFIRPGILKLMPIRARERGRTVITSDFLTEIRNESMLRVAKCIKGFGFEELSMAAFEVAKAKMRKLPHKVEVIGEIEAFLDTRVEKNEMILAKFRRYLQTIPERGLPWTEEALARVQRAPAFVQGIARTAIEEEARRRKEPVVTPEAVEHVMGLVPMAEAPAPTDEPRSAEPLHGVTMLWEAAAEERLRRIPIPAVRAGVIRKVEAHARAQGLGVVDLAAYGAAIAGGLPRLSA
- a CDS encoding c-type cytochrome; translated protein: MKRVPLFWSVGIVLLVVWATLAWVLPYAAMWLTGRDRSLPVPGAVFAIYLILALVGAAVYVTISDESIREFLRPPLAFLRGPRTGTRRGTGLRTGRLAVLLLIPLAAGGVVYARALPRVQSPTSLRIQHPTIPGAYERLRNPFREPTDAAVQKWMAETKRAGSLDEGRRAYTEAALLDGRVIFQINCRPCHGDAADGQGPMAWGFRLKPANFTDPGMIATVVEPYAFWRVTEGGPGLPPSGSPWDSAMPIWKQDLSDEEKWKAVLAAYDLAGVEPRKPEKLHSSLFVGRAEAQAAPPSETPERLARGKAVYVKRCLACHGEKGDGKGPVAPYLEPRPRDFVAASFKLRTTESGEPPTDEDLFRVVTRGVPGTAMAGWTTLSEQERWLVIGYIKTFSDVFTEKRTLVKPAREIAPSAELLAKGKEVYRRAKCWECHGQEGRGDGEAAPKLKDDAGDRILAADLTKGWRIKGGREARDIFMRFSTGLDGTPMPSFADSLGEEDRWALAHYVKSLQTVEEPGDPVVLRATRLAGPLPGDPDDARWAKAPFLAVPLAGQVLARPRWQNHSVDAVTVRASYNDTAIAFLFEWNDRSRDTEHQPGPEPELKEATYPLRDLTPGLREKLRDAIRLQLPVAIPVGPERPHFFLGSPGKPVSLWHWQADLDAAGKPAVVKEWAEGFQKPVRAQTDAAQDVTGKGVWKDGRWKVVMTRPLVPRERGRDVTFEPGRLIPFAIHAWDGANGERGFMMALSSWTYVVLESPVSAWAYLSSLLAVCVVGLVEWWLIRRVRRS